The nucleotide window TTTGTTTATCCTCCTGCAATGATGTTAAGCGTACTTGTAACTTCAATTTTGGTGCTCACGGTATTTACCCATGAAAGAAATAAAAAATAAGGAGATTTTAAATAATGAAAAAAAATTATATTATTTTAACGGTATTATTATTTTTAATGGCTGTAATTTCTTACGGACAGGATGTATATGCAGATTACAGAATACATTTTAATAAGATTTATATTACAAATTATGTACAGACTGAAAGCGATAATTTAAAACTGAAAAGAGTCAGCGACTCAACATATGAAATATCCAATTCCGGAAATTTCAGAATACATGATACAGGGGGAAGACTGCTAGATGTAACATTGAAAGGCGGGATTATCGACGGGCAGTATAACGAGTATTACAGTAACGGAAATATGTTTACAACAGGAAAGTACGGTGACGGGAAAAAAGAAGGATTATGGAAAATCTATACTGAAAGCGGACTCCTTTGGAAAAGTTATGAATACAAAAATAATGAATTAAACGGTAAATATATATTATATTACACAAGTACAGGCGGAAAAGAAACAGTCGGAAATTATAAAAATGATAAACTTGACGGAGCGTGGAATGAATATTATTCTAACGGAAACAAAAGAAAAAGCGGAGATTATCAGGACGGTAAAAAGAATGGAGTATTTACCGAATGGTTTTCAAACGGAATTAAAAAATCCGTGATAAACTATGCCGACGATGAAATAAACGGTAAAATGAATGTTTATTATGAGAACGGAACATTATTTTATGAAGCGGATATAGTTGGAAGAGAAGGCAATGTAAAAGGTTACTATCAAAGCGGAAATGTAAGTTTTGAAGGGAAAGTATCCGATAATAAAAGACGCGGAACATGGAATTTTTATGATAATGCCGGAAATCTATCAAATAAAGTGGAATATTAATTTATAATCGGAAACGGAGGAAATATGTCCTTTTCGGCAACATTGAAAAGAGAACTTTTTAATAAAGAAATAGAAAATAAAGAAGAAATTTACGCAGAGCTTTTCGGGATTTTTATTTCCAAAGATATTATAAGCGAAAAAGGAGTAAATTTCAGCACCGAGAATGTTTCCCTTGCAAAAAGAGTTTATTCAAACTTAAAGGCGATTACTGAAATGGATATTTACTTGAAATATTCCATGAGTAACAGACTTGGAGCACATAAAATATATGAAGTAAAAATCATTGTTACTAAGAATAATAAAAAAGAATATGATAAATTATTGAAAAAATTGTTTTCACATAAAAACTTTTCGGAAGAAAAAACTGAGCATCAACTGGCAGGAATAATAAGGGGATTTTTCATAAGTTGCGGTTATGTGAAATCTCCCGAAAAAGGTTATGCTCTGGATTTTTTTATAGATACTGAAGATTCGGCTACTTTTTTATATTATTTGTTTAAACAGATGGGGAAAAAAGTTTCCCATACCGACAAAAAGTCCAAAAGTCTGGTTTACTTAAGAAATTCCGAAGATATACTTGATATTATTTTTCTCATCGGCGGAGTTACTTCGTTTTTTGAATTTGAAGAAGTAACTATTAATAAAGAAATAAGAAATAAAATAAATAGAAACATGAATTGGGAAATTGCCAATGAAACTAAAAAGCTTTCAACTTCGGAAAAACAGATAAAAATGATAAAATATATTGACAGTGAAATGGGATTGGCGGAGTTGTCGGGTATTTTAAGGGAAACTGCTGAAATAAGACTGGAAAATGAAGAAATGTCTTTGCAGGAACTGGCAGATTTGCTTGAAGTTTCCAAGTCGGGAATAAGAAACAGATTTCGCAGAATCGAGGAAATTTACAACAGTTTAAGAGAGAGCAACGGGGATTAATTCAGTATTTGGAGGAAGTATTCAAAATGAAATTTTTATCTTTATTATACGGATT belongs to Pseudoleptotrichia goodfellowii and includes:
- a CDS encoding toxin-antitoxin system YwqK family antitoxin, producing MKKNYIILTVLLFLMAVISYGQDVYADYRIHFNKIYITNYVQTESDNLKLKRVSDSTYEISNSGNFRIHDTGGRLLDVTLKGGIIDGQYNEYYSNGNMFTTGKYGDGKKEGLWKIYTESGLLWKSYEYKNNELNGKYILYYTSTGGKETVGNYKNDKLDGAWNEYYSNGNKRKSGDYQDGKKNGVFTEWFSNGIKKSVINYADDEINGKMNVYYENGTLFYEADIVGREGNVKGYYQSGNVSFEGKVSDNKRRGTWNFYDNAGNLSNKVEY
- the whiA gene encoding DNA-binding protein WhiA; the encoded protein is MSFSATLKRELFNKEIENKEEIYAELFGIFISKDIISEKGVNFSTENVSLAKRVYSNLKAITEMDIYLKYSMSNRLGAHKIYEVKIIVTKNNKKEYDKLLKKLFSHKNFSEEKTEHQLAGIIRGFFISCGYVKSPEKGYALDFFIDTEDSATFLYYLFKQMGKKVSHTDKKSKSLVYLRNSEDILDIIFLIGGVTSFFEFEEVTINKEIRNKINRNMNWEIANETKKLSTSEKQIKMIKYIDSEMGLAELSGILRETAEIRLENEEMSLQELADLLEVSKSGIRNRFRRIEEIYNSLRESNGD